From a region of the Nocardioides ginsengisegetis genome:
- a CDS encoding peptidoglycan DD-metalloendopeptidase family protein, translating to MTVPHAFADDLKHKQKHVQSQIKAAGHDLDESSARLRKTSAALASARTQLAGAKGELTAVRAKLEAARIYDNQMQARLNAAVARLASAQADLVEGQQALDDQRQNVTDTITSIYEEGDPQLLAFSALLDAQSPADLTRQAEIKNVIVGRQTRAYDDLHAAEVLLQVREDEVQSARDEVALQRQQAAEHLVTMKDLHQQSVDAKIKVRDLVNRSRDAQHAATEARRHDQVQLARLKKREDQIRQQILAAARRAHGGYRGPTGGLLLHPVNGPITSPFGYRMHPIYHYWGLHDGDDFGAPCGAPLYAVNGGSVMSEYYSSVWGNRLYLNLGTFNGRNVTVIYNHLSRYRVGSGAHVGRGDVVGYVGTTGWSTGCHLHFTVMVNGTPVNPVSWF from the coding sequence GTGACAGTCCCTCACGCGTTCGCCGACGACCTCAAGCACAAGCAGAAGCACGTGCAGAGCCAGATCAAGGCCGCCGGCCACGACCTGGACGAGTCCAGTGCCCGCCTGCGCAAGACCTCCGCCGCCCTGGCCAGCGCCCGGACCCAGCTCGCCGGCGCCAAGGGTGAGCTGACCGCCGTACGCGCGAAGCTCGAGGCGGCCCGCATCTACGACAACCAGATGCAGGCCAGGCTCAACGCCGCCGTCGCCCGGCTCGCCTCGGCCCAGGCCGACCTCGTCGAGGGGCAGCAGGCGCTGGACGACCAGCGCCAGAACGTCACCGACACCATCACCTCGATCTACGAGGAGGGTGACCCGCAGCTGCTCGCGTTCTCCGCGCTGCTCGACGCCCAGTCGCCGGCCGACCTGACCCGCCAGGCCGAGATCAAGAACGTCATCGTCGGGCGCCAGACCCGGGCCTACGACGACCTGCACGCCGCCGAGGTGCTGCTCCAGGTCCGCGAGGACGAGGTGCAGTCCGCCCGCGACGAGGTCGCCCTGCAGCGCCAGCAGGCCGCCGAGCACCTGGTCACGATGAAGGACCTGCACCAGCAGTCCGTGGACGCCAAGATCAAGGTCCGCGACCTGGTCAACCGCAGCCGCGACGCCCAGCACGCCGCCACCGAGGCGCGCCGGCACGACCAGGTCCAGCTCGCGCGGCTGAAGAAGCGCGAGGACCAGATCCGCCAGCAGATCCTCGCGGCGGCCCGCCGTGCCCACGGCGGCTACCGCGGCCCGACCGGCGGCCTCCTGCTGCACCCGGTCAACGGGCCGATCACCTCGCCCTTCGGCTACCGGATGCACCCGATCTACCACTACTGGGGCCTGCACGACGGCGACGACTTCGGCGCTCCGTGCGGTGCGCCGCTGTACGCCGTCAACGGCGGCTCGGTGATGTCGGAGTACTACTCCTCGGTCTGGGGCAACCGCCTCTACCTCAACCTCGGCACCTTCAACGGCCGCAACGTCACCGTCATCTACAACCACCTCTCCCGCTACCGCGTCGGCAGCGGTGCCCACGTCGGCCGCGGCGACGTCGTCGGCTATGTCGGCACGACCGGCTGGTCGACCGGCTGCCACCTGCACTTCACCGTCATGGTCAACGGCACCCCGGTGAACCCCGTCAGCTGGTTCTGA
- the ftsX gene encoding permease-like cell division protein FtsX: protein MQLRYVFSELGQGLRRNLSMHIAVILTLFVSLTLVGLGVLLNQQADKAAQHWGSQLQITVWLCKDKDDNPACTGEVTDTQKQAIEKVVSSSPEVADYHTESKEQAFEKVKELLGPDKFEGPNPAATAADMPQSVWIELKDPDQYKGIESAVVGLDGVSGIRDMREVLKPIYGSINALQWGALGTAGFLVFAALLLVGNTIRLAAFARRKEIGIMRLVGASTMYIALPFLLEALVTALLGVALASGALGAFMYFGIDQRAATGLKFMPWIGMPEYVVAVICMAILGPVLTLIPTLVLTRKYLKV from the coding sequence ATGCAGCTTCGTTACGTCTTCTCCGAGCTCGGCCAGGGCCTTCGTCGCAACCTGTCGATGCACATCGCGGTGATCCTGACCCTGTTCGTCTCGCTGACCCTCGTGGGCCTCGGCGTCCTCCTCAACCAGCAGGCCGACAAGGCCGCCCAGCACTGGGGCAGCCAGCTCCAGATCACGGTGTGGCTGTGCAAGGACAAGGACGACAACCCCGCCTGCACCGGTGAGGTCACCGACACCCAGAAGCAGGCGATCGAGAAGGTCGTCAGCAGCAGCCCCGAGGTCGCGGACTACCACACCGAGTCCAAGGAGCAGGCCTTCGAGAAGGTCAAGGAGCTCCTCGGCCCGGACAAGTTCGAGGGCCCCAACCCGGCCGCCACCGCCGCGGACATGCCGCAGTCGGTGTGGATCGAGCTCAAGGACCCCGACCAGTACAAGGGCATCGAGAGCGCCGTGGTCGGCCTCGACGGCGTCTCGGGCATCCGCGACATGCGTGAGGTGCTCAAGCCGATCTACGGCTCGATCAACGCGCTCCAGTGGGGAGCGCTCGGCACGGCCGGCTTCCTGGTGTTCGCGGCGCTGCTCCTGGTCGGCAACACCATCCGGCTCGCGGCGTTCGCGCGCCGCAAGGAGATCGGCATCATGCGGCTCGTGGGTGCCTCCACGATGTACATCGCGCTGCCCTTCCTCCTCGAGGCGCTGGTGACCGCCCTGCTCGGCGTCGCGCTCGCCTCGGGGGCCCTGGGCGCCTTCATGTACTTCGGCATCGACCAGCGCGCCGCGACCGGTCTGAAGTTCATGCCGTGGATCGGAATGCCCGAGTACGTCGTCGCCGTCATCTGCATGGCGATCCTCGGTCCGGTGCTCACGCTGATCCCGACACTCGTGTTGACGCGCAAATACCTCAAAGTCTGA
- the ftsE gene encoding cell division ATP-binding protein FtsE → MIRFEKVSKAYPGQGSPALDQVTVDVEKGEFVFLVGASGSGKSTFLRLVLREHRPSSGRVYVAGKEINRLAAWKVPRLRRSIGTVFQDFRLLPNKTVSENVAFALQVIGKGHKEIASVVPETLELVGLEGKGDRMPDELSGGEQQRVAIARAFVNRPMILIADEPTGNLDPTTSVGIMKLLDRINRTGTTVLMATHDAGIVDQMRKRVIELEDGRVVRDQAQGVYGFQH, encoded by the coding sequence GTGATCCGCTTCGAAAAGGTCTCCAAGGCCTACCCAGGACAGGGGAGCCCTGCACTCGACCAGGTGACGGTCGACGTGGAGAAGGGCGAGTTCGTCTTCCTCGTCGGGGCCTCGGGGTCCGGCAAGAGCACGTTCCTGCGGCTCGTGCTGCGGGAGCACCGCCCCTCGTCCGGCCGTGTCTACGTCGCCGGCAAGGAGATCAACCGCCTCGCCGCCTGGAAGGTGCCGCGGCTGCGCCGCTCGATCGGCACCGTCTTCCAGGACTTCCGCCTGCTGCCCAACAAGACCGTCAGCGAGAACGTCGCGTTCGCGCTCCAGGTCATCGGCAAGGGCCACAAGGAGATCGCCAGCGTGGTCCCCGAGACCCTCGAGCTGGTCGGGCTGGAGGGCAAGGGCGACCGGATGCCCGACGAGCTCTCCGGTGGTGAGCAGCAGCGCGTCGCCATCGCCCGCGCCTTCGTCAACCGCCCGATGATCCTCATCGCCGACGAGCCCACCGGCAACCTCGACCCCACGACCTCGGTCGGCATCATGAAGCTGCTCGACCGCATCAACCGCACGGGCACCACCGTGCTGATGGCCACCCACGACGCCGGCATCGTCGACCAGATGCGCAAGCGCGTCATCGAGCTCGAGGACGGCCGAGTCGTCCGCGACCAGGCGCAAGGCGTCTACGGCTTCCAGCACTGA
- a CDS encoding alpha-amylase family protein, producing MGTPEDVHAAAAAELAGLSEERREAFALRLDRWWDDLLAGLAAVYPHPEAVAGRLVQIAARAYAARPADLHRLDQRRLLQPDWLQQPRMFGYACYTERFADDLAGLARRLDHLEDLGVTYLHLMPLLMPREGDNDGGYAVQDYRAVRPDLGTMDDLRDLATTLRGRGISLVMDLVLNHVAREHAWAEKARAGDATYRDYFHVHADRTLPDAFEETLPEVFPDFAPGNFTWDEQLQGWVWTTFNEWQWDLNWGNPAVLLEFADIILALANTGVEVLRLDAIAFLWKRLGTACQNQPEVHAITQVLRTVARLGAPALVFKAEAIVGPRDLVQYLGLGSHAGRVSDLAYHNSLMVQVWSMLATGDTVLARHALAALPPAPTTGTWIAYIRCHDDIGWAIDDGDAAAVGLNGHDHRRFLADWYAGDFPGSWSEGLVFQHNPETGDKRISGTSAALAGLARDPEGGLSRIFLAHAIVAGWGGIPVVWSGDELGQPNDPHWAEEPGHADDNRWAHRPRLDADRAAQRHDLRTEPGKIFGGLAHLARVRASLPQLHASAESRVVVDTDPGVLATVRTHASGPMVGLYNVTRESRPFPIGWLHDAGLGSPYDALGGHPVTAGADGLVWLPPYAAWWVVEAPA from the coding sequence ATGGGTACTCCCGAGGACGTCCACGCCGCCGCCGCTGCCGAGCTGGCCGGCCTCTCCGAGGAGCGCCGCGAGGCGTTCGCGCTGCGGCTCGACCGGTGGTGGGACGACCTGCTCGCCGGCCTCGCCGCGGTCTACCCGCACCCGGAGGCCGTCGCCGGCCGGCTCGTGCAGATCGCCGCCCGCGCGTACGCCGCCCGCCCGGCCGACCTGCACCGCCTCGACCAGCGCCGGCTGCTCCAGCCGGACTGGCTCCAGCAGCCCCGGATGTTCGGCTACGCCTGCTACACCGAGCGCTTCGCCGACGACCTGGCCGGCCTCGCCCGGCGGCTCGACCACCTCGAGGACCTCGGCGTCACCTACCTGCACCTGATGCCGCTGCTGATGCCGCGCGAGGGCGACAACGACGGCGGCTACGCCGTCCAGGACTACCGCGCCGTCCGCCCCGACCTCGGCACGATGGACGACCTCCGCGACCTGGCCACCACGCTGCGCGGCCGCGGGATCAGCCTGGTGATGGACCTCGTGCTCAACCACGTCGCGCGCGAGCACGCCTGGGCCGAGAAGGCCCGCGCCGGGGACGCGACCTACCGCGACTACTTCCACGTGCACGCCGACCGGACCCTGCCCGACGCCTTCGAGGAGACCCTGCCGGAGGTCTTCCCCGACTTCGCGCCCGGCAACTTCACGTGGGACGAGCAGCTCCAGGGTTGGGTCTGGACGACCTTCAACGAGTGGCAGTGGGACCTCAACTGGGGCAACCCGGCCGTGCTGCTGGAGTTCGCCGACATCATCCTGGCGCTGGCCAACACCGGCGTGGAGGTGCTACGCCTCGACGCCATCGCGTTCCTGTGGAAGCGGCTCGGCACCGCCTGCCAGAACCAGCCCGAGGTGCACGCGATCACCCAGGTGCTGCGCACCGTCGCGCGGCTGGGCGCGCCGGCGCTGGTCTTCAAGGCCGAGGCGATCGTGGGACCGCGGGACCTGGTGCAGTACCTCGGCCTGGGCTCCCACGCCGGCCGGGTCAGCGACCTCGCCTACCACAACAGCCTGATGGTGCAGGTCTGGTCGATGCTCGCCACCGGCGACACCGTGCTGGCCCGCCATGCGCTCGCCGCGCTGCCGCCGGCGCCCACCACCGGCACCTGGATCGCCTACATCCGCTGCCACGACGACATCGGCTGGGCCATCGACGACGGCGACGCCGCCGCGGTCGGGCTCAACGGCCACGACCACCGGCGCTTCCTGGCCGACTGGTACGCCGGCGACTTCCCCGGCTCGTGGTCCGAGGGGCTGGTCTTCCAGCACAACCCCGAGACCGGCGACAAGCGGATCAGCGGCACGTCGGCCGCGCTCGCCGGGCTGGCCCGCGACCCCGAGGGCGGGCTGTCGCGGATCTTCCTCGCCCACGCGATCGTTGCCGGCTGGGGCGGCATCCCGGTCGTGTGGAGCGGCGACGAGCTCGGCCAGCCCAACGATCCGCACTGGGCCGAGGAGCCCGGGCACGCCGACGACAACCGCTGGGCGCACCGGCCGCGCCTCGACGCCGATCGGGCCGCGCAGCGCCACGACCTGCGCACCGAGCCCGGCAAGATCTTCGGCGGCCTCGCCCACCTCGCGCGCGTCCGGGCCTCGCTGCCGCAGCTGCACGCCTCCGCCGAGAGCCGGGTCGTCGTCGACACCGACCCCGGCGTGCTCGCCACCGTGCGCACCCATGCCAGCGGTCCGATGGTCGGGCTCTACAACGTCACCCGCGAGTCCCGCCCGTTCCCGATCGGCTGGCTGCACGACGCCGGCCTCGGCTCGCCGTACGACGCGCTGGGTGGGCACCCCGTGACCGCCGGCGCCGACGGCCTCGTCTGGCTCCCGCCGTACGCCGCGTGGTGGGTCGTCGAGGCGCCTGCCTGA
- the prfB gene encoding peptide chain release factor 2, with protein MAGIDFDVEIKTLLATMRTIEQVLDVDEMRREIADLGEQVAAPDLWDDQDNATRVTGRLSALQGEVDRFDSLISRIEDLEIMVELGQEEGDADAMADADRELTRIKKSVETLEIRTLLNGEYDAREALVSIRAGAGGVDAADFAETLMRMYVRWAEQHKYPVEVFETSYAEEAGLKSATFAIHAPYAYGTLSVEAGTHRLVRISPFDNQGRRQTSFAAVEVVPVLEQTDEIDVPDEEIRVDVYRSGGPGGQSVNTTDSAVRLTHIPTGTVVSCQNEKSQLQNKASAMVVLKAKLLALKKAEEKAHLDGLRGDVQASWGDQMRNYVLNPYQVVKDLRTGYEVGNPSAVFDGDLDGFLEAGIRWRRGADKADAN; from the coding sequence GTGGCAGGCATCGACTTCGACGTAGAGATCAAGACCCTTCTGGCGACGATGCGCACCATCGAGCAGGTGCTCGACGTTGACGAGATGCGCCGGGAGATCGCCGACCTCGGCGAGCAGGTCGCCGCCCCCGACCTCTGGGACGACCAGGACAACGCCACGCGCGTGACCGGCCGCCTCTCCGCGCTCCAGGGCGAGGTCGACCGCTTCGACTCCCTCATCTCGCGCATCGAGGACCTCGAGATCATGGTCGAGCTCGGCCAGGAGGAGGGCGACGCCGACGCGATGGCCGACGCCGACCGCGAGCTCACCCGCATCAAGAAGTCCGTCGAGACCCTCGAGATCCGCACCCTCCTCAACGGCGAGTACGACGCCCGCGAGGCGCTCGTGTCGATCCGCGCCGGCGCCGGCGGCGTCGACGCGGCGGACTTCGCCGAGACCCTGATGCGGATGTACGTCCGCTGGGCCGAGCAGCACAAGTACCCCGTCGAGGTCTTCGAGACCTCCTACGCCGAGGAGGCCGGGCTCAAGTCCGCCACCTTCGCGATCCACGCGCCCTACGCCTACGGCACCCTGTCCGTCGAGGCCGGCACCCACCGCCTCGTGCGGATCAGCCCCTTCGACAACCAGGGCCGCCGCCAGACCAGCTTCGCCGCGGTCGAGGTCGTCCCGGTGCTGGAGCAGACCGACGAGATCGACGTGCCCGACGAGGAGATCCGCGTCGACGTCTACCGCTCCGGCGGTCCCGGCGGCCAGTCGGTCAACACCACCGACTCGGCGGTCCGCCTCACGCACATCCCCACCGGCACGGTGGTCTCCTGCCAGAACGAGAAGAGCCAGCTCCAGAACAAGGCCAGCGCGATGGTCGTGCTCAAGGCCAAGCTGCTCGCGCTGAAGAAGGCCGAGGAGAAGGCCCACCTCGACGGCCTGCGCGGCGACGTCCAGGCCAGCTGGGGCGACCAGATGCGCAACTACGTCCTCAACCCCTACCAGGTGGTCAAGGACCTGCGCACCGGCTACGAGGTGGGCAACCCCTCGGCGGTCTTCGACGGCGATCTCGACGGCTTCCTCGAGGCCGGTATCCGCTGGCGTCGGGGCGCCGACAAGGCCGACGCCAACTAG
- a CDS encoding oxygenase MpaB family protein has product MRRDHWKLVNDSMDPETQFTEIYRNVVMYEFPWDMNQALSFALFRTYAVPGIGRLLDQTGEFTGAVQKRYDDTAILLEQPFRLGFDHPQGRAAVRRINQMHKAYDIPDHEFRYVLSTFVVVPKRWLDDYGKRPLTPTELRASVNYYRTLGRHMNIPDIPETYDDFARLMDDYEAEHFAYDEGARRVADATLALMLTFHPRPAARGVEVFSRALMDPPLREAFRYAAPHPLVERASRGALKARGLALRAFPARTRAQTVQDLKWIRSYPDGYDVERMGTFPAGCPVPHPVDAVADVGESGSSIPPAAT; this is encoded by the coding sequence ATGAGGCGCGACCACTGGAAGCTCGTCAACGACTCCATGGATCCCGAGACCCAGTTCACCGAGATCTACCGCAACGTCGTGATGTACGAGTTCCCCTGGGACATGAACCAGGCGCTCAGCTTCGCGCTCTTCCGCACCTACGCCGTGCCCGGAATCGGCCGCCTCCTCGACCAGACCGGCGAGTTCACCGGCGCGGTCCAGAAGCGGTACGACGACACCGCGATCCTGCTCGAGCAGCCCTTCCGGCTCGGCTTCGACCACCCGCAGGGCCGGGCCGCGGTCCGGCGCATCAACCAGATGCACAAGGCCTACGACATCCCCGACCACGAGTTCCGCTACGTGCTCTCGACGTTCGTGGTGGTCCCCAAGCGCTGGCTCGACGACTACGGCAAGCGCCCGCTCACGCCCACGGAGCTGCGGGCGTCGGTCAACTACTACCGGACCCTCGGCAGGCACATGAACATCCCCGACATCCCGGAGACCTACGACGACTTCGCCCGGCTGATGGACGACTACGAGGCCGAGCACTTCGCCTACGACGAGGGCGCGCGCCGGGTCGCGGACGCCACCCTCGCGCTGATGCTCACCTTCCACCCGCGCCCGGCCGCCCGGGGTGTGGAGGTGTTCTCCCGTGCGCTGATGGACCCGCCGCTCCGCGAGGCGTTCCGGTACGCCGCCCCGCACCCCCTCGTCGAGCGGGCCTCGCGCGGCGCGCTGAAGGCCCGCGGTTTGGCCCTGCGCGCCTTCCCCGCCCGCACCCGCGCCCAGACCGTGCAGGACCTCAAGTGGATCCGCAGCTACCCCGACGGCTACGACGTGGAGCGCATGGGCACGTTCCCGGCCGGCTGCCCCGTGCCCCACCCGGTGGACGCCGTGGCCGACGTGGGGGAGAGCGGTTCGTCCATTCCTCCCGCGGCCACGTAA
- a CDS encoding TetR family transcriptional regulator: MRTPLQSRSSTSADRMLDATLALLASGGLSAVTVAAVAAEAGTSNGSLYHRFRDRTGLLLAAQDRALGAIEAATAAAFARADAEPSDGEALALLCRAALEIFERHHGAMRAFLVEAQGQPEFEPRTRAASHLLATTVTGWLQRRLGTSPADAEAAWRVLFAIGAAQALFADEDVSPGRVSPDELASALTRAVAAVVGQPVETIADASEPTTG, from the coding sequence GTGCGCACTCCCCTGCAGTCCCGCAGCTCGACCTCCGCCGACCGGATGCTCGACGCCACGCTGGCGCTGCTCGCCTCCGGCGGGCTGTCGGCGGTGACCGTCGCGGCGGTGGCGGCGGAGGCCGGGACGTCCAACGGGTCGCTCTACCACCGCTTCCGCGACCGGACCGGACTGCTCCTCGCCGCCCAGGACCGGGCGCTCGGGGCGATCGAGGCGGCGACGGCCGCGGCGTTCGCGCGCGCCGACGCGGAGCCGTCGGACGGCGAGGCGCTGGCCCTGCTCTGCCGGGCGGCGCTGGAGATCTTCGAGCGGCACCACGGCGCGATGCGGGCCTTCCTGGTCGAGGCGCAGGGCCAGCCGGAGTTCGAGCCGCGCACCCGGGCCGCCTCCCACCTGCTCGCCACCACCGTCACGGGCTGGCTCCAGCGCCGGCTCGGTACGTCGCCCGCCGACGCCGAGGCCGCCTGGCGGGTCCTCTTCGCGATCGGGGCGGCCCAGGCGCTCTTCGCCGACGAGGACGTCTCCCCGGGGCGGGTCTCCCCCGACGAGCTCGCCTCCGCGCTGACCCGAGCGGTCGCGGCCGTGGTCGGTCAGCCCGTCGAGACGATCGCGGACGCCTCGGAGCCGACGACGGGGTGA
- a CDS encoding pilus assembly protein TadG-related protein, giving the protein MSRRDERGTVTLMIIGFAFVLAMAVVLVVDASAAYLQRQGLDTIADGAALQGADLGATGRETYLDGVPDDRLALTEARVRASVHDYLLAIGAYRTYPGLTYDVGVDATTQSVTVAVHAPLDLPLTVPGSPAHPVVGSEASAIVSTG; this is encoded by the coding sequence GTGAGCCGCCGCGACGAGCGCGGGACGGTGACGCTGATGATCATCGGCTTCGCCTTCGTGCTGGCGATGGCGGTGGTCCTCGTCGTCGATGCCTCGGCCGCCTACCTCCAGCGGCAGGGCCTCGACACCATCGCCGACGGGGCCGCCCTGCAGGGCGCCGACCTCGGCGCGACCGGCCGGGAGACCTACCTCGATGGCGTCCCTGACGACCGGCTCGCGCTCACCGAGGCGCGTGTGCGGGCCTCCGTCCACGACTACCTGCTGGCGATCGGCGCCTACCGGACCTACCCCGGGCTGACGTACGACGTCGGCGTCGACGCGACCACCCAGTCCGTCACCGTCGCCGTGCACGCCCCGCTCGACCTGCCGCTGACCGTGCCCGGCTCGCCGGCTCACCCCGTCGTCGGCTCCGAGGCGTCCGCGATCGTCTCGACGGGCTGA
- a CDS encoding TadE/TadG family type IV pilus assembly protein, translating into MRRRASQRGSAVVDFVLVLAVLVPLFLGILQVGLVLLVRNTLAAAASEGARYAAVQGRGPADGVARTRSQIAGVVAGRFAQDIDVRRVMVDGAPGIEIVVHARVPALGIGGPAVSLDVAGHAVSEEAP; encoded by the coding sequence GTGCGCCGTCGAGCATCGCAACGCGGGTCCGCCGTCGTGGACTTCGTGCTGGTGCTCGCCGTCCTCGTGCCGCTCTTCCTCGGCATCCTGCAGGTGGGGCTGGTGCTGCTCGTGCGCAACACCCTCGCGGCGGCTGCCTCCGAGGGCGCGCGGTACGCCGCGGTGCAGGGGCGCGGTCCGGCCGACGGTGTCGCCCGGACCCGGTCGCAGATCGCCGGTGTGGTCGCGGGTCGCTTCGCCCAGGACATCGACGTACGCCGCGTGATGGTCGACGGCGCGCCCGGCATCGAGATCGTGGTGCATGCGCGGGTGCCCGCGCTCGGCATCGGCGGCCCGGCCGTCTCGCTCGACGTCGCCGGCCACGCCGTCTCGGAGGAGGCGCCGTGA
- a CDS encoding type II secretion system F family protein — MTPAWWGALLGAVCAGGLLVAASRVRVIRRTQIAVRVLPYVRDLPHVGRTPALRVASSSPTSAAAGIFGPVLRSAADTVERVLGGAASVRRRLERADIDKTVHEFRVEQVMWGLGAFAIAAAYAVLRTLADPGAGLSSLLLCLVAFVAGVLARDNHLSGQVKARERRILAEFPTVAELLALAVAAGESPVGALDRVVKRSGGELSSDLGRVLAAVRTGEPVGAAFDRMAATTGLPLVARFAQGIAVAVERGTPLAEVLHAQATDVREAGRRELIEVAARKEVFMMVPVVFLVLPITILFAFWPGVVGLHLTAP; from the coding sequence GTGACCCCGGCCTGGTGGGGCGCCCTCCTCGGCGCGGTGTGCGCGGGCGGCCTGCTCGTCGCCGCGTCCCGCGTCCGGGTGATCCGGCGGACCCAGATCGCCGTACGCGTCCTTCCCTACGTCCGCGACCTCCCGCACGTCGGCCGCACCCCCGCCCTCCGGGTCGCCTCGTCCTCCCCGACGTCGGCAGCGGCCGGCATCTTCGGCCCGGTGCTGCGCTCGGCCGCCGACACGGTCGAGCGGGTGCTCGGCGGCGCGGCGTCGGTGCGCCGCCGCCTCGAGCGCGCCGACATCGACAAGACCGTCCACGAGTTCCGCGTGGAGCAGGTGATGTGGGGGCTCGGCGCGTTCGCCATCGCCGCGGCGTACGCCGTCCTCCGCACCCTCGCCGACCCCGGCGCGGGGCTGTCCAGCCTGCTGCTGTGCCTCGTCGCCTTTGTGGCCGGCGTGCTCGCCCGCGACAACCACCTGTCGGGGCAGGTGAAGGCGCGGGAGCGCCGGATCCTTGCGGAGTTCCCGACCGTCGCCGAGCTCCTCGCGCTGGCCGTGGCCGCGGGGGAGAGTCCGGTCGGTGCGCTCGACCGGGTCGTGAAGCGATCGGGCGGGGAGCTCTCCTCCGACCTCGGCCGGGTCCTCGCCGCCGTCCGCACGGGTGAGCCGGTGGGCGCGGCGTTCGACCGGATGGCCGCCACGACCGGCTTGCCGCTGGTCGCGCGCTTCGCCCAGGGCATCGCCGTCGCCGTCGAGCGCGGCACCCCGCTCGCCGAGGTGCTGCACGCCCAGGCCACCGACGTCCGCGAGGCCGGACGTCGCGAGCTGATCGAGGTCGCCGCCCGCAAGGAGGTCTTCATGATGGTGCCGGTCGTCTTCCTCGTCCTCCCGATCACCATCCTCTTCGCCTTCTGGCCCGGCGTCGTCGGGCTCCACCTGACCGCGCCCTGA
- a CDS encoding type II secretion system F family protein: MGALVGLGVGTGLLLVWSAFFLPRQPSRPRRTDGRATQLLARAGLGSVSPTGFAIVCVVTGVVATLVVEVVSGTPPVAFTFGVMGAWLPVAIVSGRARRRQREFAEVWPEAVDNLASAVRAGLSLPDALAALGTRGPEPLREAFDEFALDYQVTGRFGECLDRLKVRLADPVGDRVVEGLRIAREVGGGELGRLLRNLSGYLRDEARTRSEMESRQAWTINGARLAVAAPWIVLLFMSFQSEVIHRYASTGGVIVLAIGAAACVVAYRLMMRIGRLPVERRILS, from the coding sequence ATGGGGGCGCTGGTGGGACTGGGCGTCGGGACCGGGCTGCTGCTCGTCTGGTCGGCGTTCTTCCTGCCCCGGCAGCCGTCCAGGCCGCGTCGGACTGACGGCCGCGCCACCCAGCTGCTCGCCCGCGCCGGCCTCGGGTCGGTCTCGCCGACGGGCTTCGCGATCGTCTGCGTCGTCACCGGTGTGGTGGCCACGCTCGTGGTCGAGGTGGTGTCGGGGACGCCGCCGGTCGCTTTCACGTTCGGGGTGATGGGTGCGTGGCTGCCGGTCGCGATCGTGTCGGGGCGTGCACGTCGGCGGCAGCGGGAGTTCGCCGAGGTCTGGCCCGAGGCGGTCGACAACCTCGCGAGCGCGGTCCGCGCCGGTCTCTCGCTCCCGGACGCGCTGGCGGCCCTGGGCACGCGCGGGCCAGAGCCGCTGCGTGAGGCGTTCGACGAGTTCGCGCTGGACTACCAGGTGACCGGACGGTTCGGGGAGTGCCTCGACCGGCTCAAGGTCCGGCTCGCCGACCCGGTCGGCGACCGCGTGGTGGAGGGGCTGCGCATCGCCCGGGAGGTCGGTGGCGGCGAGCTCGGCCGGCTGCTGCGCAACCTGTCCGGGTACCTCCGCGACGAGGCCCGCACCCGCTCGGAGATGGAGTCGCGCCAGGCCTGGACCATCAACGGCGCCCGGCTCGCCGTGGCCGCGCCGTGGATCGTGCTCCTCTTCATGTCCTTCCAGTCCGAGGTGATCCACCGCTATGCGTCGACCGGCGGCGTGATCGTGCTGGCCATCGGCGCGGCTGCGTGCGTGGTGGCCTACCGGCTGATGATGCGGATTGGCCGGCTCCCCGTCGAGCGACGGATCCTGTCGTGA